From one Planktothrix agardhii NIES-204 genomic stretch:
- a CDS encoding tRNA methyltransferase, whose protein sequence is MRFDIITLFPDFFTSPLSSGLLSKALGKEIAHVHLVNPRDFTQDKHHRVDDEPFGGGVGMVLKPEPIYAAVESLPILPRREVIFLTPQGEQMHQELFRDLALNFEQIVLICGHYEGIDERIIPLVTREVSLGDFVLTGGEIPAMALLNGVVRLLPGTVGKEESLKAESFEQGLLDYPHYTRPAVFRGMPVPDVLLSGHHGNIEQWRKQQQFQRTRERRPDLWEDWIQEHPEELV, encoded by the coding sequence GTGCGTTTTGACATTATTACTCTATTCCCTGATTTTTTTACGTCTCCCCTTAGCTCAGGTCTTCTGAGTAAAGCCCTGGGGAAAGAAATTGCTCATGTCCATTTAGTGAATCCCCGGGACTTCACCCAGGACAAACATCACCGAGTCGATGATGAACCCTTTGGGGGCGGTGTGGGGATGGTCTTAAAACCGGAACCGATTTATGCGGCGGTTGAGTCCTTACCTATATTACCCCGTCGAGAAGTGATTTTTTTGACCCCCCAAGGGGAACAAATGCACCAAGAGTTATTCCGAGATTTAGCGTTAAACTTTGAGCAGATTGTGTTAATTTGTGGACATTACGAGGGCATTGATGAACGAATTATCCCCTTAGTTACCCGGGAAGTTTCTTTGGGGGATTTTGTTCTCACCGGGGGAGAAATTCCGGCCATGGCACTTTTAAATGGAGTTGTGCGATTATTACCTGGAACGGTGGGAAAGGAGGAATCTCTCAAAGCTGAAAGTTTTGAACAGGGATTACTAGATTATCCCCACTATACTCGCCCGGCGGTGTTTAGAGGAATGCCCGTTCCTGATGTTTTATTATCAGGACATCATGGCAACATTGAGCAATGGCGAAAACAACAGCAGTTTCAGCGCACCCGTGAACGTCGCCCGGATTTGTGGGAAGATTGGATACAAGAACACCCGGAAGAATTGGTTTAG